The following proteins come from a genomic window of Bradyrhizobium sp. SZCCHNS1050:
- the clpA gene encoding ATP-dependent Clp protease ATP-binding subunit ClpA: protein MPTFSQSLEQSLHRALAIANERHHQYATLEHLLLSLIDDSDAAAVMRACSVDLDKLRGSLVNYLETEFENLVTDGSDDAKPTAGFQRVIQRAVIHVQSSGREEVTGANVLIAIFAERESHAAYFLQEQDMTRYDAVNYISHGIAKRPGVSEARPVRGVDEETEAKGNEDSKKKGEALETYCVNLNKKARDGKIDPVIGRNSEINRAIQVLCRRQKNNPLFVGEAGVGKTAIAEGLAKRIVDSEVPEVLSAATVFSLDMGTLLAGTRYRGDFEERLKQVLKELEAHPNAILFIDEIHTVIGAGATSGGAMDASNLLKPALASGSIRCMGSTTYKEYRQHFEKDRALVRRFQKIDVNEPSVEDAIAILKGLKPYFEDYHRLKYTNEAIEAAVQLSSRYIHDRKLPDKAIDVIDESGAAQMLLAENKRKKTIGIKEIETTIATMARIPPKSVSKDDAEVLKHLEQTLKRVVFGQDKAIDSLSASIKLARAGLREPEKPIGCYLFSGPTGVGKTEVAKQLASTLGVELLRFDMSEYMERHTVSRLIGAPPGYVGFDQGGLLTDGVDQHPHCVVLLDEIEKAHPDLYNVLLQIMDHGRLTDHNGKQVNFRNVILIMTTNAGAADMAKQAFGFHRSKREGDDHEAINRQFAPEFRNRLDSIVSFAHLNVEVIGMVVEKFVLQLEAQLADRDVTIELSEPAKAWLIQHGYDEQMGARPMGRVIQEHIKKPLADEVLFGKLKGGGHVRVVLVKDESGVEEKIGFEFVEGPVTPKSEVPAARKRKPKSGGGSKGPAPKGPLVKA, encoded by the coding sequence ATGCCGACTTTTTCTCAAAGCCTTGAACAATCCCTGCATCGTGCGCTGGCGATCGCCAACGAGCGTCATCATCAATACGCGACACTGGAACACCTCCTTCTGTCCTTGATCGATGACTCCGATGCAGCGGCCGTGATGCGCGCATGCAGCGTCGACCTCGACAAGCTGCGCGGCAGTCTCGTGAACTACCTCGAAACCGAGTTCGAAAATCTGGTCACGGACGGCAGCGACGACGCCAAGCCGACCGCAGGTTTCCAGCGCGTGATCCAGCGCGCCGTGATCCACGTTCAGTCGTCGGGCCGCGAAGAGGTCACCGGCGCCAACGTGCTGATCGCGATCTTCGCCGAGCGTGAGAGCCACGCCGCGTACTTCCTGCAGGAGCAGGACATGACGCGTTACGATGCCGTGAACTACATCAGCCACGGCATCGCCAAGCGCCCTGGTGTCTCCGAAGCGCGCCCGGTTCGCGGCGTCGACGAGGAGACCGAAGCCAAGGGCAACGAGGACTCCAAGAAAAAGGGCGAGGCGCTGGAAACCTATTGCGTCAATCTCAACAAGAAGGCGCGTGACGGCAAGATCGATCCGGTGATCGGCCGAAACTCCGAGATCAACCGCGCCATCCAGGTGCTGTGCCGGCGCCAGAAGAACAACCCGCTGTTCGTCGGCGAAGCCGGCGTCGGCAAGACGGCGATCGCCGAGGGCCTCGCCAAGCGCATCGTCGACAGCGAGGTTCCGGAGGTGCTGTCGGCCGCGACCGTGTTCTCGCTCGACATGGGCACCTTGCTCGCGGGCACGCGCTATCGCGGCGACTTCGAGGAGCGCCTGAAGCAGGTGCTCAAGGAACTCGAGGCGCATCCTAACGCGATCCTGTTCATCGACGAGATCCACACCGTGATCGGTGCCGGTGCGACGTCGGGCGGCGCGATGGATGCGTCCAACCTGCTCAAGCCGGCGCTGGCCTCGGGCTCGATCCGCTGCATGGGCTCGACGACCTACAAGGAGTATCGCCAGCATTTCGAGAAGGACCGCGCGCTGGTGCGCCGGTTCCAGAAGATCGACGTCAACGAGCCGTCGGTCGAGGATGCGATCGCGATCCTGAAGGGGCTGAAGCCGTACTTCGAGGACTATCACCGGCTGAAATACACCAACGAGGCCATCGAGGCCGCGGTGCAGTTGTCGTCGCGCTACATCCATGACCGCAAGCTGCCGGACAAGGCGATCGACGTGATCGACGAATCCGGCGCGGCGCAGATGCTGCTGGCCGAGAACAAGCGCAAGAAGACGATCGGCATCAAGGAGATCGAGACCACGATCGCCACGATGGCGCGGATTCCGCCGAAGAGCGTGTCGAAGGACGATGCCGAGGTGCTCAAGCATCTCGAGCAGACCCTCAAGCGCGTGGTGTTCGGCCAGGACAAGGCGATCGATTCGCTGTCGGCCTCGATCAAGCTGGCCCGTGCCGGCCTGCGCGAGCCGGAGAAGCCGATCGGCTGCTATCTGTTCTCGGGTCCGACCGGCGTCGGCAAGACCGAGGTCGCCAAGCAGCTCGCCTCGACCCTGGGCGTCGAGCTGCTGCGCTTCGACATGTCGGAGTACATGGAGCGGCACACGGTGTCGCGCCTGATCGGCGCGCCTCCTGGCTATGTCGGCTTCGACCAGGGCGGCCTCCTGACCGATGGCGTCGACCAGCATCCGCACTGCGTGGTGCTGCTGGACGAGATCGAGAAGGCGCATCCGGACCTGTACAATGTGCTGTTGCAGATCATGGATCACGGCCGGCTCACCGACCACAACGGCAAGCAGGTCAACTTCCGCAACGTGATCCTGATCATGACCACGAATGCGGGCGCGGCCGACATGGCCAAGCAGGCGTTCGGCTTCCATCGCTCGAAGCGGGAAGGTGACGACCACGAGGCGATCAACAGGCAGTTCGCGCCGGAATTCCGCAATCGGCTCGACTCCATCGTCTCGTTCGCGCACCTCAACGTCGAGGTGATCGGAATGGTCGTCGAGAAGTTCGTGCTGCAGCTCGAGGCCCAGCTCGCCGACCGCGACGTCACGATCGAGCTGTCGGAACCGGCCAAGGCCTGGCTGATCCAGCACGGCTATGACGAGCAGATGGGCGCGCGGCCGATGGGTCGTGTGATCCAGGAGCACATCAAGAAGCCGCTGGCCGACGAGGTGCTGTTCGGCAAGCTGAAGGGCGGCGGTCACGTCCGTGTCGTTCTCGTCAAGGACGAATCCGGCGTCGAGGAGAAGATCGGCTTCGAGTTCGTCGAGGGCCCGGTCACGCCGAAGTCCGAAGTTCCGGCCGCGCGCAAGCGCAAGCCGAAGTCCGGCGGCGGCTCGAAGGGGCCGGCGCCGAAGGGACCGCTGGTCAAGGCGTAG
- a CDS encoding LysR family transcriptional regulator, producing the protein MPIRSHLPLNALRAFEASARHLSFTKAGLELRVTQTAISHQVKQLEQMLGAHLFRRLPRGLTLTDEALALFPVLNDAFSRISGAIDRIEAKGTREVVTVGCVGTFATGWLLQRLDGFRDAHPHIDLRLLTNNNRIDIAGDGLDIALRFGDGSWHGTEAIHLMSAPLSPVCHPDVASRLRAPSDLAGENLLRSYRAEEWPLWFAVAGAPCPMIQGPIFDSSVAMAEAAARGVGVGLVPIAMFNCELETGRLVRPFAAGVAAGSYWLTWLKSKEPTSGMLAFRDWLVDALRADPPR; encoded by the coding sequence ATGCCCATCCGCAGCCATCTCCCTTTGAACGCCTTGCGGGCCTTCGAAGCATCCGCCCGGCATCTGAGCTTCACCAAGGCAGGCTTGGAGCTCAGGGTCACGCAGACCGCGATCAGTCACCAGGTGAAACAGCTCGAGCAGATGTTGGGCGCTCACCTGTTCCGGCGCCTGCCGCGTGGCCTCACGTTGACTGACGAAGCCCTGGCTCTGTTTCCCGTCCTCAACGATGCGTTCAGTCGCATCAGCGGCGCGATCGATCGCATCGAAGCGAAGGGAACCCGCGAGGTCGTGACCGTCGGCTGTGTCGGCACCTTTGCAACGGGATGGCTGTTGCAACGCCTCGACGGTTTTCGAGATGCGCACCCCCATATCGACCTGCGCCTCCTCACCAACAACAACCGCATCGATATCGCCGGAGACGGGCTCGACATCGCGCTTCGCTTCGGCGACGGATCCTGGCACGGCACTGAGGCCATCCATCTGATGTCTGCCCCGCTGTCGCCCGTCTGTCATCCCGATGTCGCGAGTCGTCTGCGCGCGCCGTCGGACCTCGCGGGCGAAAATCTCCTGCGGTCGTATCGCGCCGAGGAATGGCCATTATGGTTTGCAGTCGCGGGCGCTCCATGCCCGATGATCCAGGGGCCGATCTTCGACAGCTCCGTCGCGATGGCCGAAGCGGCCGCGCGCGGCGTCGGCGTTGGCCTGGTTCCGATCGCCATGTTCAACTGCGAGCTCGAGACGGGTCGGCTGGTCCGGCCGTTTGCGGCTGGGGTCGCCGCCGGTTCTTATTGGCTGACCTGGTTGAAGTCGAAAGAACCGACGTCCGGCATGCTTGCCTTTCGTGACTGGCTGGTCGACGCCTTGCGCGCCGATCCGCCGCGCTGA
- a CDS encoding cytochrome c, which produces MGSACLLLAFASTASHALDSEQKRGKALLQSLCSRCHAVGLTGASRHPDAPPFRTFGDSKLYDEDFAQRLQAGLSTIHKDMPSFQFDRAEAEAAVNYLKAIQVRPKRR; this is translated from the coding sequence ATGGGGTCCGCCTGCCTGCTGCTGGCGTTCGCGTCGACCGCCAGCCATGCGCTGGACAGCGAGCAGAAGCGTGGAAAAGCGCTCTTGCAAAGCCTTTGCAGCCGATGCCATGCGGTAGGTCTCACAGGCGCCAGCCGGCACCCCGACGCGCCCCCGTTCAGGACCTTCGGTGACAGCAAGCTCTACGACGAGGATTTCGCCCAGCGGCTGCAGGCCGGCCTGTCGACCATTCACAAGGACATGCCGAGCTTCCAGTTCGATCGCGCCGAGGCGGAGGCCGCGGTCAATTACCTCAAGGCGATCCAGGTCCGCCCCAAACGGCGGTGA
- a CDS encoding phasin family protein, producing the protein MFKVEDFQNYGKEQFETVVNSATTVQNGLQAIATAYGDYTKKSFEDTKSFVEKLQGVKSFDKVLEVQTEFAKSAYETFVADSQKIAGLYSDLAKQAFKPLEGIAAKFTPPAAH; encoded by the coding sequence ATGTTTAAGGTTGAAGACTTTCAGAACTACGGCAAAGAGCAGTTCGAGACCGTCGTGAACTCCGCGACCACCGTGCAGAACGGCCTTCAGGCCATCGCCACCGCGTATGGCGACTACACCAAGAAGTCGTTCGAGGACACCAAGTCGTTCGTCGAGAAGCTCCAGGGCGTGAAGTCGTTCGACAAGGTGCTCGAGGTGCAGACCGAGTTCGCCAAGTCGGCCTACGAGACCTTCGTCGCCGATTCGCAGAAGATCGCCGGGCTGTATTCGGATCTCGCCAAGCAGGCGTTCAAGCCGCTGGAAGGCATCGCTGCCAAGTTCACCCCGCCGGCCGCGCACTGA
- a CDS encoding pilus assembly protein, whose translation MTDVSFIRLCRRAVRRFACDRGGNISMLFAIALVPILAFVGAGVDYSRLNAARSSMQAALDSTSLMLSRDLAQGTISAADIGTKASAYFKALYTSTDAQNVTVTASYTASTSSSASNIQLSANGQIVTQFMKIAGFPTMDFGAKTTSTWGDVKMRVALALDNTGSMASSGKMSALQNAVAGSGGLIDQLSALAKTPGDVYISVVPFAKVVNVGASNYAKDWIDWTDWQNPPTIQPANGSYQAAIPNGSYTQSQWDMVGPGSSCPFKSGNGFPYFSCTSDPATGSSSASRIPTSGSYTGYICPGYDSASHSYYNGCWNSVQTSTRVNWCTGSYCSCPTSGSNLPNNTCSCTGSGSSTVCKVNTFTHTWVANTKSTWTGCVADRTQPNDANAVSPATSDVTTLFPANQHMENNIQYCSSTASTKLAEIVPLSYNWSSLKSAVNAMQPTGGTNQAIGLAWAVQSLIPNGVLGAPAEDVNTTYNRVIILLSDGLNTEDRWPEYGNGSSQASGNPIDARQALLCSNLKNTKDSKGNAMYTIYTIQVNTSSPADPTSAVLQNCASSPDKFYMLTSSSQIVTTFNSIGTALSKLRVAK comes from the coding sequence ATGACCGATGTCTCCTTCATTCGACTCTGCCGCCGCGCCGTCCGACGGTTCGCCTGCGACCGCGGTGGCAATATCTCCATGCTGTTCGCCATCGCGCTCGTCCCCATCCTGGCCTTCGTCGGGGCAGGCGTCGACTACAGCCGGCTGAACGCCGCGCGGTCGTCGATGCAGGCGGCGCTCGACTCCACCTCGCTGATGCTGTCGCGCGACCTGGCGCAGGGCACGATCAGCGCAGCCGACATCGGAACCAAGGCAAGCGCCTATTTCAAGGCGCTCTACACCAGCACGGACGCACAGAACGTCACCGTGACGGCCAGCTATACCGCCTCGACCAGCTCGTCGGCCTCCAACATCCAATTGTCGGCCAACGGTCAGATCGTCACCCAGTTCATGAAGATTGCCGGCTTTCCGACCATGGACTTCGGCGCCAAAACGACATCGACCTGGGGCGACGTGAAGATGCGGGTGGCGCTCGCGCTCGACAATACCGGCTCGATGGCATCCAGCGGCAAGATGTCCGCGCTGCAGAACGCCGTGGCCGGCAGCGGCGGGCTGATCGACCAGCTCAGCGCGCTGGCCAAGACCCCGGGCGACGTCTACATCTCGGTCGTTCCATTCGCCAAGGTCGTGAACGTCGGCGCCAGCAACTACGCCAAGGACTGGATCGACTGGACCGACTGGCAGAATCCGCCCACGATCCAGCCTGCCAATGGCTCCTATCAGGCCGCAATCCCGAACGGCAGCTACACGCAATCGCAATGGGACATGGTGGGACCGGGATCCTCCTGTCCGTTCAAGTCCGGCAACGGCTTTCCCTACTTCTCCTGCACCAGCGACCCGGCGACCGGGAGTTCGAGCGCCTCGCGGATTCCGACGAGTGGGAGCTACACGGGCTACATCTGCCCGGGCTACGATTCCGCCTCGCACAGCTATTACAACGGCTGCTGGAACAGCGTTCAGACCAGCACGCGGGTGAACTGGTGCACCGGCAGCTATTGCAGTTGCCCGACCAGCGGCAGCAATCTTCCGAACAACACGTGTAGTTGCACGGGAAGCGGATCCAGCACGGTGTGCAAGGTCAACACCTTCACCCACACCTGGGTCGCCAACACCAAGAGCACCTGGACCGGATGCGTCGCCGACCGCACCCAGCCGAACGACGCAAATGCCGTGTCACCGGCGACCTCCGACGTGACGACGCTGTTCCCGGCCAACCAGCACATGGAGAACAACATCCAGTACTGCAGCAGCACGGCCTCCACGAAACTCGCGGAAATCGTGCCGCTCAGCTACAACTGGAGCTCGCTGAAGAGCGCGGTCAACGCCATGCAGCCGACCGGCGGCACCAACCAGGCGATCGGACTTGCCTGGGCCGTGCAGTCGCTGATTCCAAACGGCGTGCTGGGCGCGCCGGCGGAGGACGTCAACACCACCTATAACCGTGTCATCATCCTGCTGTCGGACGGCCTGAACACCGAGGACCGCTGGCCCGAATACGGCAACGGCTCGTCGCAAGCCTCGGGCAACCCGATCGACGCGCGCCAGGCCCTGCTCTGCTCGAACCTGAAGAACACCAAGGATTCGAAGGGCAACGCGATGTACACGATCTACACGATCCAGGTGAACACGAGCTCGCCCGCCGATCCGACCTCGGCCGTGCTGCAGAACTGCGCCAGCAGTCCCGACAAGTTCTACATGCTGACGAGCTCGAGCCAGATCGTGACCACGTTCAACTCGATCGGCACCGCATTGTCGAAGCTGCGCGTCGCCAAATAA
- a CDS encoding MFS transporter: MTPTTTGLHADGLPLPQRTWAIVTIALGIVLAVIDGAIANVALPTIARDLHASPAFSIWIVNGYQLAVTISLLPLASLGEIIGYRRVYLAGLVLFTAASAFCALADSLLLLTLARILQGFGAAGILSVNSALVRFTYPHALLGRGIGINAMVVAVSAALGPTIAAGILAVGSWPWLFAINVPLGIVTFVFGFRFLPHTPRAPHMFDWQSAALSAVAFGFLIAAVDSLGHGEALVTCAIEFVVAVTAGVWLVWRQTHMASPLLPVDLLRIPVFALSIATSISSFCGQMLAFVAIPFYLESHFGYSPVQMGLLITPWPIAVGLTAPIAGRLVERVPAGLLGGIGLVIFACGLGALGLLPREPSAWDVVWRMALAGCGFGLFQTPNNRTMIAAAPRERAGGASGMLGTARLLGQTTGAALVAMFLAIDATDGTRLSLLTGVGFALVGAFLSMLRLSPAGARGAERVRVQDGQRLKGES, encoded by the coding sequence ATGACGCCGACGACCACGGGTCTGCACGCCGACGGACTGCCGCTGCCGCAGCGCACCTGGGCGATCGTGACGATCGCCCTCGGCATCGTGCTGGCCGTGATCGACGGCGCCATCGCCAATGTGGCGCTGCCGACGATCGCCCGCGACCTCCATGCGAGTCCTGCTTTTTCGATCTGGATCGTCAACGGCTATCAGCTCGCGGTGACGATCTCGCTGCTGCCACTGGCCTCGCTCGGCGAGATCATCGGCTATCGGCGGGTCTATCTCGCCGGCCTCGTGCTGTTCACGGCTGCCTCCGCCTTCTGTGCGCTGGCCGACAGCCTGCTGCTGCTGACGCTCGCGCGCATCCTGCAGGGCTTTGGCGCCGCCGGCATCCTCAGCGTCAACTCGGCGCTGGTGCGTTTCACCTATCCGCACGCTCTGCTCGGCCGCGGCATCGGCATCAATGCGATGGTGGTCGCGGTCTCCGCCGCGCTCGGTCCGACCATCGCCGCCGGCATCCTCGCCGTCGGTAGCTGGCCGTGGCTGTTCGCGATCAACGTGCCGCTCGGCATCGTCACCTTCGTCTTCGGCTTCCGCTTCCTGCCGCATACGCCGCGCGCGCCGCACATGTTCGATTGGCAGAGCGCGGCGCTGAGCGCGGTCGCCTTCGGCTTCCTGATCGCCGCCGTGGACAGCCTCGGCCATGGCGAGGCGCTGGTGACCTGCGCGATCGAGTTCGTCGTCGCCGTCACGGCCGGCGTGTGGCTGGTCTGGCGCCAGACCCACATGGCCTCGCCGCTGCTGCCGGTCGACCTGCTGCGCATTCCGGTGTTCGCCCTGTCGATCGCGACCTCGATCTCGTCGTTCTGCGGCCAGATGCTCGCCTTCGTCGCGATCCCCTTCTATCTCGAAAGCCATTTCGGCTATTCGCCGGTGCAGATGGGCCTGCTGATCACGCCGTGGCCGATCGCGGTCGGCCTGACGGCGCCGATTGCGGGGCGGCTGGTCGAGCGCGTGCCGGCCGGGCTGCTCGGTGGCATCGGTCTCGTGATCTTCGCATGCGGGCTCGGTGCGCTCGGCCTGCTGCCGCGCGAGCCGTCGGCATGGGATGTCGTCTGGCGCATGGCGCTGGCCGGCTGCGGCTTCGGCCTGTTCCAGACGCCGAACAACCGCACCATGATCGCCGCTGCGCCACGCGAGCGCGCCGGCGGCGCCAGCGGCATGCTCGGCACGGCGCGCCTGCTCGGCCAGACCACGGGCGCCGCCCTGGTCGCGATGTTCCTCGCGATCGACGCGACCGACGGCACGCGGCTGTCGCTCTTGACCGGGGTCGGTTTCGCGCTGGTCGGCGCGTTCCTGAGCATGCTCAGGCTGTCGCCGGCCGGCGCGCGCGGCGCCGAGCGCGTCCGCGTCCAGGACGGCCAGCGGCTGAAGGGCGAGTCGTGA
- the clpS gene encoding ATP-dependent Clp protease adapter ClpS codes for MSNNDNKSGGTGGPVTSVITKVKPKTKRPNLYRVLILNDDYTPMEFVVHVLEKFFNKDVEAATKIMLHVHHHGIGECGVFTYEIAETKVTQVMDFARKHQHPLQCVMEKK; via the coding sequence ATGAGCAATAACGACAACAAGTCCGGTGGCACCGGTGGCCCGGTCACGTCCGTGATCACCAAGGTCAAGCCGAAGACCAAGCGCCCCAACCTCTACCGCGTCCTGATCCTGAACGACGATTACACGCCGATGGAATTCGTCGTTCACGTCCTGGAGAAGTTCTTCAACAAGGACGTCGAGGCCGCGACCAAGATCATGCTCCACGTGCATCATCACGGCATCGGGGAGTGCGGCGTCTTCACCTACGAGATCGCCGAGACCAAGGTGACGCAGGTGATGGACTTCGCCCGCAAGCACCAGCACCCGTTGCAGTGTGTGATGGAGAAGAAATAG
- a CDS encoding sulfite exporter TauE/SafE family protein, which translates to MTDWTMLALLALAAFGSGIVNALAGGGAFLTFPTLLAAGIPAIDANASSTVALCPGQFVSAWASREILNDAKAPWRHDLVRLSIISLLGGTLGAVLLLVTPSAAFSRLVPWLLLFATIVFAFGMRFTPKDGARWFGPRTIQAVQFVIAIYGGYFGGGIGILMLAALVFYGMRDIRAMNGMKVLLAALMNMTASAIFAFSGRVHWLETLTMMGAAMVGGFVGARLGQIIPPAHVRRFIIAVGCGLTVYFFVKPA; encoded by the coding sequence ATGACGGACTGGACGATGCTGGCCCTGCTCGCCCTCGCCGCCTTCGGCTCGGGCATCGTCAATGCGCTGGCCGGCGGCGGCGCGTTCCTGACCTTCCCGACGCTGCTTGCCGCCGGCATTCCCGCGATTGACGCCAACGCTTCCAGCACCGTCGCGCTCTGCCCCGGCCAGTTCGTCAGCGCTTGGGCCTCCCGTGAGATCTTGAACGACGCAAAGGCGCCCTGGCGCCACGACCTCGTGCGGCTGTCGATCATCAGCCTGCTCGGTGGCACGCTCGGCGCCGTGCTGCTCTTGGTCACACCGTCGGCCGCCTTCAGCCGGCTGGTGCCCTGGCTGTTGCTGTTCGCCACGATCGTGTTTGCATTCGGCATGCGCTTTACGCCCAAGGATGGCGCGCGCTGGTTCGGGCCGCGGACCATCCAGGCGGTGCAGTTCGTGATCGCGATCTATGGCGGCTACTTCGGCGGCGGCATCGGCATCCTGATGCTGGCGGCCCTGGTGTTCTACGGCATGCGCGACATTCGCGCCATGAACGGCATGAAGGTGCTGCTCGCTGCGCTCATGAATATGACGGCCTCCGCCATCTTTGCGTTCTCAGGCCGCGTGCATTGGCTGGAGACGCTGACGATGATGGGCGCTGCCATGGTCGGCGGCTTCGTCGGCGCGCGGCTTGGCCAGATCATCCCGCCGGCCCATGTGCGCCGCTTCATCATTGCCGTCGGCTGCGGCCTGACGGTGTATTTCTTCGTCAAGCCGGCCTGA
- the bla gene encoding class A beta-lactamase: MLTRRHLGFGILGMAAAASGLPSPAAKAAADRRAHLEGELARIERESLGRLGIAVLDSESGFEAGLRSAERFPMCSTFKCLASAAVLKRADAGELHLDTRVPFEAKDLVTYSPVTKEHVGRGMTLAELCEAALTQSDNTAGNLLLRQIGGPAGLTRFARSIGDEISRLDRWEIELNEALADDPRDTTSPAAMLQNLRRVLLGEVLSTNMRQRLTDWMIANKTGDTRLRAGVPRDWRVADKTGAGDRGTTNDIGILWPPGRKPVLVTAYLTGSQASPEDRNATIAKVARAVADVVMGQAG; this comes from the coding sequence ATGCTGACGAGACGGCATCTGGGTTTTGGAATCCTCGGGATGGCGGCTGCGGCGAGCGGGCTGCCATCACCTGCGGCGAAGGCGGCGGCCGACCGAAGGGCGCATCTGGAAGGGGAACTCGCCCGCATCGAGCGCGAGAGCCTCGGACGGCTCGGCATCGCCGTCCTCGACTCCGAAAGCGGGTTCGAGGCGGGCCTGCGCTCGGCCGAGCGCTTTCCGATGTGCAGCACGTTCAAGTGTCTGGCTTCCGCGGCTGTCCTGAAGCGCGCCGACGCCGGCGAACTGCATCTCGACACGCGCGTCCCGTTCGAGGCGAAGGATCTCGTAACATATTCGCCGGTGACCAAGGAGCACGTCGGCCGCGGCATGACACTCGCCGAGCTCTGCGAAGCTGCGCTCACCCAGAGCGACAACACCGCGGGAAATCTCCTGTTGCGGCAGATCGGCGGTCCTGCGGGTTTGACGCGTTTTGCCCGATCGATCGGCGACGAGATCAGCCGCCTGGACCGCTGGGAAATTGAGCTCAACGAGGCGCTGGCCGACGACCCTCGCGACACGACCAGTCCGGCCGCCATGCTACAGAACCTGCGCCGCGTGCTCCTTGGCGAGGTCTTGTCGACGAATATGCGCCAGCGATTGACGGACTGGATGATCGCCAACAAGACCGGCGACACTCGGCTTCGCGCCGGTGTGCCGCGTGACTGGCGCGTCGCCGACAAGACGGGCGCTGGGGACCGCGGCACGACCAACGACATCGGCATTCTCTGGCCCCCGGGCCGCAAACCGGTTCTGGTCACGGCCTATCTGACTGGTTCACAGGCGTCTCCCGAGGATCGCAACGCAACGATCGCGAAAGTCGCGCGGGCGGTTGCAGACGTCGTGATGGGACAGGCTGGGTAG